From a region of the Clostridia bacterium genome:
- a CDS encoding OadG family protein produces the protein MAKSAGGVLAIAGLGLLVVFAVLVLLMGVIKLMGVFLKDKAAPAEAAPAAAAEAPAAPAAEAPGSCGEVKLFDVPDKTAAMLMAITADKLGEPLNTLRFISIKEVK, from the coding sequence CGCGATCGCCGGGCTCGGCCTGCTGGTCGTCTTCGCGGTGCTCGTGCTGCTGATGGGCGTCATCAAGCTGATGGGCGTGTTCCTGAAGGATAAGGCGGCGCCCGCCGAAGCCGCGCCCGCGGCAGCGGCCGAAGCTCCCGCCGCGCCGGCCGCGGAAGCCCCCGGCTCCTGCGGCGAGGTCAAGCTCTTCGACGTGCCCGACAAGACCGCGGCGATGCTCATGGCGATAACCGCCGACAAGCTCGGCGAGCCGCTGAACACCCTGCGTTTCATCTCCATCAAAGAAGTAAAGTGA